A single region of the Plantactinospora soyae genome encodes:
- a CDS encoding aldo/keto reductase — translation MNLTDFRTLGRSGLRVSPLALGTMTFGDPSWGADEQTSTEIMSRYLEAGGNFIDTANAYMGGRSEQVIGSYLGRHPGLRDRLVIATKFALSMDPTDPNNGGTGRKAIRRHVDGSLSRLGTDYIDLYWQHNWDQHTPLEETISTLDDLVRAGKIRYVGLSDTPAWAVARMATLAQWRGWTPIAAIQVEYSLLERTSEGELFGAARELDLGVLPWSPLANGMLTGKYTRDNQTPAGSGRGIFVGQHLNERTFQILDALRRIADSLGVTVAGVALAWVRQQPLVSSTIIGARTVAQFEANLASLDVNLGPEHLAELDGLTAPTLNFPAAFLRNFGVPAQQGATVINGVRASV, via the coding sequence GTGAACCTGACCGACTTCCGCACCCTCGGACGTAGCGGCCTGCGGGTCAGCCCGCTGGCGCTGGGCACGATGACGTTCGGTGACCCGTCGTGGGGCGCCGACGAGCAGACGTCGACCGAGATCATGTCCCGCTACCTCGAGGCCGGCGGGAACTTCATCGACACCGCCAACGCGTACATGGGTGGCCGTTCCGAGCAGGTGATCGGCTCGTACCTCGGCCGGCACCCGGGGCTGCGCGACCGTCTCGTCATCGCGACCAAGTTCGCCCTGAGCATGGACCCGACCGACCCGAACAACGGCGGCACGGGCCGCAAGGCCATCCGGCGGCACGTCGACGGGTCGCTGAGCCGGCTCGGCACCGACTACATCGATCTCTACTGGCAGCACAACTGGGACCAGCACACGCCGCTGGAGGAGACCATCTCCACCCTGGACGACCTGGTCCGGGCGGGCAAGATCCGCTACGTCGGCCTCTCGGACACCCCGGCCTGGGCCGTGGCCCGGATGGCCACCCTCGCGCAGTGGCGCGGCTGGACCCCGATCGCCGCCATCCAGGTCGAATACTCGCTGCTGGAACGCACCTCCGAGGGCGAGCTGTTCGGTGCCGCCCGGGAACTCGACCTCGGCGTTTTGCCGTGGAGTCCGCTCGCCAACGGCATGCTGACGGGCAAGTACACCCGCGACAACCAGACCCCGGCCGGATCCGGGCGGGGCATCTTCGTCGGCCAGCACCTCAACGAGCGCACCTTCCAGATCCTCGACGCGCTACGACGCATCGCCGACTCCCTCGGGGTCACCGTGGCCGGGGTCGCGCTGGCCTGGGTACGGCAGCAGCCGCTCGTCAGCTCGACGATCATCGGTGCCCGTACGGTGGCGCAGTTCGAGGCCAACCTCGCCTCGCTCGACGTGAATCTCGGACCGGAGCACCTCGCCGAACTCGACGGGCTGACCGCCCCGACGCTCAACTTCCCGGCGGCCTTCCTGCGGAACTTCGGCGTACCCGCACAGCAGGGCGCCACGGTGATCAACGGCGTACGGGCCAGCGTCTGA
- a CDS encoding alpha/beta hydrolase family protein, which produces MTADFLVTDPLSTAPPASTPAVTVTSGGEALLGVLHIPAGAGPHPVVVLLNGFPGNERNFDLAQALRRAGYATLVFHYRGSWGVGGSWSWRNVLDDAIRVVAAVREDAFSIAHRLDPRRLAVVGHSLGGFAALMTAAADPGVGAVVSVAGFDFGPASVASLADPEVRSAYVEAWDGELLPLRGTSGEALVAEMEAAGQAWSLARLAPRLADRPVMLVGTGRDTVTPADVHHRPLVEAYQAHPVHRLEHRLFPTDHALSDHRVALARTIADFLDRRLRTPV; this is translated from the coding sequence ATGACGGCCGACTTCCTGGTGACCGACCCCTTGAGTACCGCCCCGCCGGCCAGCACGCCAGCGGTGACGGTCACCAGCGGCGGCGAGGCGCTGCTGGGTGTGCTGCACATACCGGCAGGTGCCGGACCTCATCCGGTCGTGGTGCTGCTGAACGGGTTCCCGGGCAACGAACGCAACTTCGACCTCGCCCAGGCGCTACGACGCGCTGGATACGCGACGCTGGTGTTCCACTACCGCGGCTCGTGGGGCGTGGGTGGTTCCTGGTCGTGGCGCAACGTGCTCGACGACGCCATCCGGGTGGTGGCCGCCGTCCGCGAGGACGCCTTCTCCATCGCCCACCGGCTGGACCCGCGGCGCTTGGCCGTGGTTGGGCACAGCCTCGGCGGGTTCGCGGCGCTGATGACCGCCGCCGCTGACCCGGGGGTGGGCGCGGTCGTCTCGGTGGCCGGATTCGACTTCGGCCCCGCGTCAGTGGCGAGCCTGGCCGACCCGGAGGTCCGATCCGCGTACGTGGAGGCGTGGGACGGCGAGCTGCTACCGCTGCGGGGCACCAGCGGCGAGGCGCTCGTCGCCGAGATGGAAGCCGCCGGGCAGGCGTGGAGTCTGGCCCGACTCGCACCGCGTCTGGCGGACCGGCCGGTGATGCTCGTCGGGACCGGCCGGGACACGGTCACTCCCGCCGACGTGCATCACCGGCCGTTGGTAGAGGCGTACCAGGCGCACCCGGTGCATCGGCTGGAACACCGGCTCTTCCCGACCGACCACGCGCTGTCCGACCACCGGGTGGCGCTGGCCCGCACCATCGCGGACTTCCTCGACCGGCGCCTGCGGACACCGGTGTGA
- a CDS encoding methyltransferase domain-containing protein, translating into MDGSPSGSAPRTAEAYGRAANRHRYGDGAEVRRYVADPYHRIRRQIAVRMLLDGVAPTSRANPSGVGGSGTPPGCPPLLELGCGSESMLADVPDPPWPTVVADLALDALDLARRPSVGSLCLDATRPLPFRDRSLGGVLMGELIEHVYDPVALLRECRRVLAPSGLLVLTTPNLAAVQDRVGFLVGRAPRQVDPLHPYLWLHIRPFTVSLLREVLRRADLEPVRVRSNYVGWRLRGGRWVKSRTLARLLPGLGGSLVIAARPR; encoded by the coding sequence ATGGACGGTTCACCTTCCGGATCCGCCCCACGGACCGCGGAGGCGTACGGGCGGGCGGCCAATCGGCACCGCTACGGCGACGGGGCCGAGGTACGCCGGTACGTCGCCGATCCGTACCACCGGATCCGCCGGCAGATCGCCGTCCGGATGCTGCTCGACGGGGTCGCCCCGACCTCCCGGGCGAACCCGTCCGGCGTCGGTGGATCGGGGACGCCACCGGGCTGCCCGCCGCTGCTGGAGCTGGGTTGTGGCTCGGAGAGCATGCTGGCGGACGTACCCGATCCGCCCTGGCCGACCGTTGTCGCGGACCTGGCCCTCGACGCGTTGGACCTGGCCCGGCGGCCGTCGGTCGGGAGCCTCTGTCTGGACGCGACCCGGCCGCTGCCGTTCCGGGACCGCTCGCTCGGCGGTGTGCTGATGGGCGAACTGATCGAGCACGTCTACGATCCGGTCGCGCTGCTGCGGGAGTGCCGGCGGGTGCTCGCGCCGTCCGGCCTGCTGGTGCTGACCACGCCGAACCTCGCGGCCGTGCAGGACCGGGTCGGGTTCCTGGTCGGCCGGGCGCCACGGCAGGTGGATCCGTTGCACCCCTACCTCTGGCTGCACATCAGACCCTTCACGGTCTCGCTGCTCCGCGAGGTGTTGCGCCGGGCCGACCTGGAGCCGGTCCGGGTGCGGTCCAACTACGTCGGTTGGCGGCTGCGCGGGGGCCGGTGGGTGAAGTCGCGTACCCTGGCCCGGCTGTTGCCGGGTCTGGGTGGCTCGCTGGTGATCGCGGCACGACCCCGGTGA
- a CDS encoding TetR family transcriptional regulator has product MPYDSAATRARLMDAAFHEFAERGLAGARVDRIAAAAQANKQAIYAYFGSKDELFDAMLSDRLGMLFESVPFTADDLPGYAGALFDALHATPELMRLTRWRALERDDSLPGGVESHLTKARELRASMGLSDDATAIDVLEITIAISGAWTDIVPELKAVGDEDIAKRQRAHRAVVVAAVAALVDSLTSRTADN; this is encoded by the coding sequence GTGCCGTACGACTCCGCCGCCACCCGCGCCCGTCTGATGGACGCGGCGTTCCACGAGTTCGCCGAGCGCGGGCTGGCCGGGGCTCGGGTGGATCGGATCGCGGCCGCCGCCCAGGCGAACAAGCAGGCGATCTACGCCTACTTCGGCTCCAAGGACGAGCTGTTCGACGCGATGCTGAGCGACCGCCTGGGCATGCTGTTCGAGTCCGTACCGTTCACCGCCGACGACCTGCCCGGCTACGCGGGAGCGTTGTTCGACGCGCTGCACGCCACGCCCGAGCTGATGCGGTTGACCCGCTGGCGTGCGCTGGAGCGTGACGACTCGCTGCCCGGTGGGGTCGAGTCCCACCTGACGAAGGCGCGCGAGCTGCGGGCATCGATGGGCCTGTCCGACGACGCGACCGCGATCGACGTCCTGGAGATCACGATCGCGATCAGCGGCGCCTGGACCGACATCGTCCCCGAACTGAAGGCGGTCGGGGACGAGGACATCGCCAAGCGGCAGCGGGCCCACCGCGCCGTCGTGGTGGCCGCTGTCGCCGCCCTCGTCGATTCCCTCACCAGTCGCACCGCCGACAACTGA
- a CDS encoding nuclear transport factor 2 family protein, which produces MSLIRKGRFDLVGQLMAPDVLRVAPMETGGAPVELRGMTSIMDNSRRLTADTEIHRVEVDGPYLRGDRFAVRFTFDETHLPTGVRGTTSKMSLYTVSGGLIGREEVYYLDPPRMFGQQGRGD; this is translated from the coding sequence GTGTCGCTGATCCGCAAGGGCCGGTTCGACCTCGTCGGCCAGTTGATGGCGCCGGACGTGCTGCGGGTCGCGCCGATGGAGACCGGGGGAGCGCCGGTCGAACTGCGCGGAATGACGTCGATCATGGACAATAGCCGGCGACTGACCGCCGACACCGAGATCCACCGCGTCGAGGTGGACGGTCCGTACCTGCGCGGCGACCGGTTCGCCGTCCGGTTCACCTTCGACGAGACGCATCTGCCGACCGGGGTACGCGGCACGACCAGCAAGATGTCGCTCTACACGGTGAGCGGCGGACTGATCGGGCGGGAAGAGGTCTACTACCTCGACCCGCCGCGGATGTTCGGACAGCAGGGGAGGGGCGACTAG
- a CDS encoding nitroreductase family deazaflavin-dependent oxidoreductase: MEDEVRDSPTAWVSAHIRRYLESDGRDGHDYNGFPTLLLTTRGRKSGTPRRTALIYGRVDDDRYVVVASNGAAVNNPQWYLNLTADPEVRVQVRADRFTARARLADPDERPRLWELMAGIFPTYQTYAAKAPRQIPVVVLERS, from the coding sequence ATCGAGGACGAGGTACGGGACAGTCCGACCGCGTGGGTCTCGGCGCACATCCGTCGGTACCTGGAGAGCGACGGGCGCGACGGGCACGACTACAACGGCTTTCCGACGCTACTGCTCACCACGCGGGGCCGGAAGTCCGGCACGCCGCGCAGGACCGCCCTGATCTACGGTCGGGTCGACGACGACCGGTACGTCGTGGTGGCCTCGAACGGCGCCGCCGTAAACAACCCGCAGTGGTATCTGAACCTGACGGCGGATCCCGAGGTGCGGGTGCAGGTCAGGGCGGACCGGTTCACCGCCCGGGCCCGGCTCGCGGACCCCGACGAACGCCCCCGGCTCTGGGAGTTGATGGCCGGGATCTTCCCCACCTACCAGACGTACGCCGCCAAGGCACCCCGACAGATTCCGGTGGTGGTGCTGGAGCGCTCCTGA
- a CDS encoding YbfB/YjiJ family MFS transporter: protein MTTWRWRSARLALGTASALGLGRFAYGLVLPAMAEQLRWDLARAGAMTTANGLGYLVGATATAALARRLGVAATFRLGMVLCTVALAATAISAHYPALLAARAVAGFAGAMVFIAGAVLAPTTVYFAGTGLGIVLSGAVIPPLLDQHPQRWPLAWAGLAVAAGVAAAVSWTAARPTTAVSGGQPASSVRRLWPVAVVYLLFAAGYIAYITFLSAYLADRHASTTQTTLTWVLLGLAVMVAPGLWQRPIRYWPGGRILAVLLGTIAGAAALVLLQPVPAVVIVSALTYGATFMAVPAAVTALVRAATPPEKLTSTLSTFTVIFAVGQMAGPWLAGALADQTTAGAILGWTAALCGTGAVLAVTTVTPTHRSSPDRTARSRLHRPPGPSVR, encoded by the coding sequence GTGACCACGTGGCGGTGGCGGTCGGCGCGCCTCGCGCTGGGCACCGCGTCGGCGCTCGGCCTCGGCCGGTTCGCCTACGGGCTGGTGCTGCCGGCCATGGCCGAGCAACTGCGTTGGGATCTGGCCCGTGCCGGCGCGATGACCACCGCGAACGGGCTCGGCTACCTCGTCGGGGCAACGGCCACCGCCGCGCTCGCCCGCCGGCTGGGCGTCGCGGCGACGTTCCGACTCGGCATGGTGCTCTGCACCGTCGCCCTCGCCGCGACCGCCATCAGTGCCCACTATCCCGCACTTCTCGCCGCCAGGGCGGTGGCCGGGTTCGCCGGAGCCATGGTGTTCATCGCCGGAGCGGTCCTTGCCCCGACCACGGTCTACTTCGCCGGTACCGGGCTCGGGATCGTGCTCAGTGGTGCGGTTATCCCGCCTCTGCTGGACCAGCATCCGCAACGCTGGCCGCTCGCCTGGGCGGGTCTCGCCGTCGCCGCCGGCGTGGCGGCGGCGGTGAGCTGGACCGCCGCCCGACCGACGACCGCAGTCAGCGGCGGCCAGCCGGCCAGCTCGGTCCGTCGGCTGTGGCCGGTCGCGGTCGTCTACCTGCTGTTCGCGGCCGGCTACATCGCCTACATCACGTTCCTGTCGGCGTACCTCGCCGACCGGCACGCCTCAACGACGCAGACGACCCTCACCTGGGTCCTGCTCGGACTTGCCGTCATGGTCGCGCCAGGTCTGTGGCAGCGCCCGATCAGATACTGGCCGGGCGGCCGGATCCTCGCTGTGCTGCTGGGCACTATCGCCGGTGCCGCCGCGCTCGTGCTGCTCCAACCCGTCCCCGCGGTCGTGATCGTCTCCGCCCTCACCTACGGCGCGACCTTCATGGCCGTACCGGCCGCGGTCACCGCGCTGGTCCGTGCCGCCACGCCGCCGGAAAAGCTGACCAGCACATTGTCGACCTTCACCGTCATCTTCGCCGTCGGGCAGATGGCCGGCCCCTGGCTCGCCGGGGCCCTGGCCGACCAGACCACCGCTGGCGCCATCCTCGGCTGGACCGCCGCGCTGTGTGGCACAGGCGCTGTCCTGGCCGTCACCACCGTGACACCGACGCATCGATCCTCCCCGGATCGAACGGCCCGCTCCCGGCTCCACCGGCCGCCGGGTCCGTCGGTCCGGTGA
- a CDS encoding inositol monophosphatase family protein, whose translation MERTWTVAGTSLDLREAQGFAVQAAEAAGRVLWEGSRGDLNIRVKGSAGDLVTDLDLAAERLIVDRIRGRFPDHEIFAEEGGRYAAEDGVWTWLVDPLDGTNNIAIGLPAYVVGLALCADRVPVLGVVHDPVSGRTWSAVRGHGVSVYSAPGAGPVPLRVPPRPVPAAPVLAWTQGHEVRRDDSTLRALKVVLDSTARRVLQLWAPLLSWVMLARGDIDGIIGYRPEAVDLPAGVLLATESGMVVRSLDGTEFDPRIGNPADRRSFVAGPPESIDRLVKLVTAAQWIEPEVRRLTPISLSSVGW comes from the coding sequence ATGGAGCGCACGTGGACCGTGGCGGGGACCTCGCTCGACCTCCGGGAGGCTCAGGGGTTCGCCGTGCAGGCGGCCGAGGCGGCGGGCCGGGTGCTCTGGGAGGGCTCCCGGGGCGACCTCAACATCCGGGTGAAGGGCAGCGCCGGTGACCTGGTCACCGATCTGGATCTCGCGGCCGAGCGGCTGATCGTGGACCGGATCCGGGGACGCTTTCCCGACCACGAGATATTCGCCGAGGAGGGCGGCCGGTACGCCGCCGAGGACGGCGTCTGGACCTGGCTGGTCGACCCGCTCGACGGCACCAACAACATCGCGATCGGCCTGCCCGCGTACGTGGTGGGGCTGGCACTCTGCGCGGACCGGGTCCCGGTGCTCGGCGTGGTGCACGACCCCGTCTCCGGGCGGACCTGGTCGGCGGTGCGCGGCCACGGTGTCTCCGTGTACTCCGCCCCGGGCGCCGGTCCGGTGCCACTGCGGGTGCCGCCCCGTCCGGTGCCGGCGGCCCCGGTGCTGGCCTGGACCCAGGGACACGAGGTACGCCGGGACGACAGCACCCTGCGCGCGCTGAAGGTGGTACTGGACAGCACCGCCCGGCGGGTGCTGCAACTCTGGGCGCCGCTGCTCTCCTGGGTGATGCTGGCCCGGGGCGACATCGACGGGATCATCGGCTACCGGCCGGAGGCGGTGGACCTGCCGGCCGGGGTGCTGCTCGCGACCGAGTCCGGCATGGTGGTGCGCAGCCTCGACGGTACCGAGTTCGATCCCCGGATCGGCAACCCGGCGGACCGGCGCAGCTTCGTGGCCGGCCCACCGGAGAGCATCGACCGACTGGTCAAACTCGTCACCGCCGCGCAGTGGATCGAGCCCGAGGTACGCCGGCTGACCCCGATCAGCCTCTCCAGCGTCGGCTGGTGA
- a CDS encoding FAD-binding oxidoreductase: MSAHSRRDVLLGAAAVTAAGLTLQRGLRPRPAVAGPPITAGPPISSSPPIAGGPPPLGPVRVGPDDPRYPDLTRRGNRRFVGTPDEIRVVGSTEQVAAAVQDAVRAGRRVAVRSGGHCFEDFVDGPAVRMVIDLSGMTGVYYDPLRAAFAVEAGATLGEVYRRLYLGWGVTLPGGSCPGVGAGGHVAGGGYGPLSRSHGLIVDHLYAVEVVTVDPSGTARTVFASREPADPNRELWWAHTGGGGGNFGIVTRYWFRSPGARGNDPGELLPRPPGSVLSFTVQWPWEGMDERGFRRLARNFGTWCERYGRPGTPEARLYGELLLSRRPAGSHSLIGQVAGGADAVRLLDAHVAALAEGVGVTPVRTQEDLPWLASVLRGNGDDGKRWRLKTKAGYLRRAFTDRQLAAAYHHLTRPDYANPAGSLSLNTYGGRINAVPSTATATAQRDSVIKLFYLAGWVDPAEDAQHLAWIREFYRDMYADTGGVPVADDANDGSYINYPDVDLADPAWNTSGVPWSDLYYRANYPRLQRAKSRWDPRNVFRHALSIQPA; the protein is encoded by the coding sequence ATGAGTGCACACAGCCGCCGAGACGTCCTGCTGGGCGCGGCCGCGGTGACGGCCGCCGGACTGACCCTCCAGCGAGGACTCCGGCCCCGGCCCGCAGTCGCTGGCCCACCGATCACCGCTGGTCCGCCGATCAGCAGCAGCCCGCCGATCGCCGGCGGGCCGCCACCGCTGGGTCCGGTGCGGGTCGGTCCGGACGATCCGCGCTATCCGGACCTGACCCGACGTGGCAACCGACGGTTCGTGGGGACGCCGGACGAGATCCGGGTGGTGGGCTCCACCGAGCAGGTGGCCGCCGCCGTGCAGGACGCCGTACGGGCCGGGCGGCGGGTCGCCGTGCGGAGTGGCGGCCACTGCTTCGAGGACTTCGTGGACGGCCCGGCGGTCCGAATGGTGATCGATCTGTCCGGGATGACCGGGGTCTACTACGACCCGCTCCGCGCCGCGTTCGCAGTGGAGGCCGGCGCCACGCTGGGCGAGGTCTACCGCCGGTTGTATCTCGGCTGGGGCGTGACGCTCCCCGGCGGCTCATGCCCGGGAGTGGGCGCCGGCGGGCACGTCGCGGGCGGCGGCTACGGCCCGCTGTCCCGGTCGCACGGGCTCATCGTCGACCATCTGTACGCCGTCGAGGTGGTCACGGTGGACCCATCGGGTACCGCCCGTACGGTGTTCGCGAGCCGGGAACCGGCCGACCCGAACCGGGAACTGTGGTGGGCGCACACCGGTGGCGGCGGCGGGAACTTCGGCATCGTGACCCGGTACTGGTTCCGGTCGCCGGGAGCCCGGGGGAACGATCCCGGCGAGCTGCTGCCCCGGCCGCCCGGGTCGGTGCTCAGCTTCACCGTCCAGTGGCCGTGGGAGGGCATGGACGAGCGGGGTTTCCGCCGGCTGGCCCGGAACTTCGGCACCTGGTGCGAACGGTACGGCCGGCCCGGTACGCCCGAGGCCAGGCTGTACGGCGAACTGTTGCTGTCCCGTCGCCCCGCCGGCAGCCACTCGCTGATCGGCCAGGTCGCCGGGGGTGCCGATGCCGTACGGCTGCTCGACGCGCACGTCGCGGCACTGGCTGAGGGCGTCGGCGTCACGCCGGTCCGTACCCAGGAAGACCTGCCGTGGCTGGCCTCGGTGCTCCGGGGCAACGGCGACGACGGCAAGCGGTGGCGGCTGAAGACCAAGGCGGGGTACCTGCGCAGGGCCTTCACCGACCGGCAACTCGCCGCCGCCTACCACCACCTGACCCGGCCCGACTATGCCAACCCGGCCGGCTCTCTCAGCCTCAACACCTATGGCGGGCGGATCAACGCCGTCCCGTCGACGGCGACGGCCACCGCCCAACGCGACTCGGTGATCAAGCTCTTCTACCTCGCCGGCTGGGTCGATCCGGCCGAGGACGCCCAGCACCTGGCCTGGATCCGCGAGTTCTACCGGGACATGTACGCCGACACCGGCGGGGTACCGGTAGCGGACGACGCGAACGACGGTTCCTACATCAACTATCCGGACGTCGACCTGGCGGACCCGGCCTGGAACACCTCCGGGGTGCCCTGGTCCGACCTGTACTACCGGGCGAACTATCCCCGGCTGCAACGGGCGAAGTCCCGTTGGGATCCCCGGAACGTCTTCCGGCACGCGCTGTCCATCCAGCCCGCGTAA
- a CDS encoding TetR/AcrR family transcriptional regulator — protein MPVAKGATLDPAQTRAGILRAATRLLYQRGLDGIGVAELCSTIGVSKETLYRHFGSKDGLVQAVLEARSDSILRWLHDAVTAAGEEPIDQLAAVFDALGRWHDEPTFRGCAILNAAAQHHDGPANAVARQHLDRQLDLLTGIARRAGAADAVSVAKQMLALRVGATVLADHHADADAARLAKQAALALLQSARATPAA, from the coding sequence ATGCCCGTTGCCAAAGGCGCGACACTCGATCCCGCCCAGACTCGCGCCGGCATCCTGCGCGCGGCCACCCGGCTGCTGTACCAGCGCGGCCTTGACGGCATCGGGGTGGCCGAGCTGTGTTCGACGATCGGCGTGTCCAAGGAAACTCTCTACCGCCACTTCGGCTCGAAGGACGGGCTGGTGCAGGCGGTTCTGGAGGCGCGCAGCGACAGCATCCTGCGCTGGCTGCACGACGCCGTCACAGCGGCTGGCGAGGAACCGATCGATCAGCTCGCCGCCGTCTTCGACGCGCTTGGACGGTGGCATGACGAACCCACCTTCCGGGGCTGTGCCATCCTCAACGCGGCCGCCCAACACCACGACGGCCCGGCAAACGCCGTGGCCCGACAGCACCTGGACCGCCAGCTCGACCTGCTGACCGGTATCGCTCGCCGTGCTGGTGCCGCCGACGCTGTCAGCGTCGCCAAGCAGATGCTGGCCCTCAGGGTGGGCGCCACGGTCCTCGCCGACCACCACGCCGACGCCGACGCCGCCCGCCTCGCCAAGCAGGCAGCGCTCGCCCTACTCCAGTCTGCCCGCGCGACCCCGGCGGCGTAG